Proteins encoded within one genomic window of Halomonas sp. YLGW01:
- the miaB gene encoding tRNA (N6-isopentenyl adenosine(37)-C2)-methylthiotransferase MiaB, producing MTKKLFIKTHGCQMNEYDSSRMADLLGESHQLEMTDDERDADVILLNTCSIREKAQEKVFHQLGRWKKLKEKNPDLVIGVGGCVASQEGEALRKRAPHVDMVFGPQTLHRLPTMLDTRNKSAEPISVVDVTFPEIEKFDHLPKPTSDGATAFVSIMEGCSKYCTFCVVPYTRGEEVSRPFESVMDEVIHLADQGVREINLLGQNVNAYRGENQLGDEIDLAELIACVAAVEGIDRIRFTTSHPVEFSDSLIEAYGEIPELVSHLHLPVQAGSDRVLAAMKRGHTVEEYVDKLERIRALRPEISFSSDFIIGFPGETEADFEATMDLIHRIGFDHSFSFVYSARPGTPATELDDETPESVKKERLAILQERLNQNVMQISRRMVGNVERILVTGFSPRDPGQLTGRTENNRVVNFRAPNPAELIGHFVDVEITEALPNSLRAELASPACY from the coding sequence ATGACGAAGAAACTCTTCATCAAGACCCACGGCTGCCAGATGAACGAGTACGATTCCTCCCGTATGGCGGATCTGCTCGGTGAGTCCCATCAGCTCGAAATGACCGACGACGAGCGCGATGCCGACGTCATCCTGCTCAATACCTGCTCGATCCGAGAGAAGGCGCAGGAGAAGGTGTTCCATCAGCTCGGTCGCTGGAAGAAGCTCAAGGAAAAGAACCCGGATCTGGTGATCGGCGTGGGTGGCTGCGTGGCCAGCCAGGAAGGCGAGGCACTGCGCAAGCGGGCGCCCCACGTCGACATGGTGTTCGGTCCCCAGACCCTGCACCGCCTGCCGACCATGCTCGATACACGCAACAAGAGCGCCGAGCCGATTTCGGTGGTCGACGTGACCTTCCCGGAAATCGAGAAGTTCGATCACCTGCCCAAGCCCACCTCTGACGGCGCCACCGCCTTCGTCTCGATCATGGAAGGCTGCTCCAAGTACTGCACCTTCTGCGTGGTGCCCTACACCCGCGGCGAGGAGGTCTCGCGGCCCTTCGAGTCGGTGATGGACGAGGTCATTCACCTGGCCGATCAGGGCGTGCGCGAAATCAACCTGCTGGGGCAGAACGTCAACGCCTACCGCGGCGAGAACCAGCTCGGCGACGAGATCGACCTGGCCGAGCTGATCGCCTGCGTGGCCGCCGTCGAGGGCATCGACCGCATCCGCTTCACCACCTCCCACCCGGTGGAGTTCTCGGATTCGCTGATCGAGGCCTATGGCGAGATCCCGGAACTGGTCAGCCACCTGCACCTGCCCGTTCAGGCCGGCTCGGATCGCGTCCTGGCCGCCATGAAACGCGGTCACACGGTCGAGGAATACGTCGACAAGCTCGAACGCATCCGCGCCCTGCGACCGGAGATCAGCTTCTCCTCGGACTTCATCATCGGCTTCCCTGGCGAGACCGAGGCCGACTTCGAGGCCACCATGGACCTGATCCATCGCATCGGCTTCGATCATTCCTTCAGCTTCGTCTATTCGGCCCGGCCGGGGACTCCCGCCACCGAACTCGACGACGAGACCCCTGAGTCGGTCAAGAAGGAGCGACTGGCGATCCTTCAGGAGCGCCTCAACCAGAACGTGATGCAGATCAGCCGCCGCATGGTGGGCAACGTCGAGCGCATCCTGGTCACCGGCTTCTCGCCCCGGGACCCGGGCCAGCTGACCGGCCGCACCGAGAACAACCGGGTGGTCAACTTCCGCGCCCCCAACCCGGCCGAACTGATCGGCCACTTTGTAGACGTGGAAATCACCGAGGCCCTGCCCAACTCGCTGCGCGCCGAGCTGGCCTCCCCCGCCTGCTACTGA
- a CDS encoding PhoH family protein: MSQTTSQANRIITLTLEPNDPRRLANLSGQRDEHLKLIEERLGVTLRNRGNSFQLAGPAARAKAAANVLERLYRETEASDLTPDMVHLFLQESGLEAIEEDEDGIGDGDLLLRTPKALIKPRGQNQQSYVASIRAHDINFGIGPAGTGKTYLAVAAAVEALNRQEVRRILLVRPAVEAGEKLGFLPGDLAQKIDPYLRPLYDALYEMIGFEQVNKLIERQVIEIAPLAYMRGRTLNNAYIILDESQNTTREQMKMFLTRIGFGSTAVITGDVTQVDLPKGQSSGLIQVLDVLKDTQGIGVTHFAAKDVVRHPLVQRIIEAYDHFEAEQEAAERQRRDEREARREAQAEERQARQSQNQSPANSGESS, from the coding sequence TTGAGCCAGACAACCTCTCAGGCCAATCGCATCATCACCCTGACCCTCGAGCCCAATGACCCGCGGCGCCTGGCCAACCTGAGCGGCCAGCGTGACGAACACCTCAAGCTGATCGAGGAGCGCCTGGGGGTGACCCTGCGCAACCGCGGCAACAGCTTCCAGCTGGCCGGCCCCGCGGCACGCGCCAAGGCCGCCGCCAACGTCCTCGAGCGCCTCTATCGCGAGACCGAAGCCAGCGACCTCACGCCGGACATGGTGCATCTCTTCCTGCAGGAATCGGGCCTCGAGGCCATCGAGGAAGACGAGGACGGCATCGGCGACGGTGACCTGCTGCTGCGCACCCCCAAGGCCCTGATCAAGCCCCGCGGTCAGAACCAGCAGAGCTATGTCGCGAGCATTCGCGCCCATGACATCAACTTCGGCATCGGCCCGGCCGGTACCGGCAAGACCTATCTCGCCGTCGCGGCCGCGGTGGAGGCCCTCAATCGCCAGGAAGTGCGCCGCATCCTGCTGGTTCGCCCCGCAGTCGAGGCCGGCGAGAAGCTGGGCTTCCTGCCCGGCGACCTGGCACAGAAGATCGATCCCTACCTGCGCCCGCTATACGACGCCCTCTACGAGATGATCGGCTTCGAGCAGGTCAATAAGCTGATCGAGCGCCAGGTGATCGAGATCGCCCCGCTGGCCTACATGCGCGGTCGCACCCTGAACAATGCCTACATCATCCTCGACGAGAGCCAGAACACCACCCGCGAGCAGATGAAGATGTTCCTGACCCGCATCGGCTTCGGCTCGACCGCCGTGATCACCGGCGACGTGACTCAGGTCGACCTGCCGAAGGGCCAGAGCTCGGGGCTGATTCAGGTGCTCGACGTGCTCAAGGATACCCAGGGCATCGGCGTCACCCATTTTGCCGCCAAGGACGTGGTGCGCCATCCGCTGGTCCAGCGCATCATCGAGGCCTACGATCACTTCGAGGCCGAGCAGGAAGCCGCCGAACGCCAGCGTCGCGATGAACGCGAGGCCCGTCGTGAGGCACAGGCCGAGGAACGCCAGGCGCGTCAAAGCCAGAATCAGAGCCCTGCAAACTCCGGGGAGTCATCATGA
- the ybeY gene encoding rRNA maturation RNase YbeY, with product MISEPPPVTVDRQVALEAADAIAVLPSQVDLECWISAVLDQHEDETRQELTVRFVEADESQTLNRDYRDRDRPTNVLSFPFESPPGLTLPLLGDLVICHAVVAREAREQDKPLAAHYAHMVIHGTLHLLGHDHIEEEEAERMEALERQILSGFNIPDPYAADRHLDLGSEEKRPHA from the coding sequence ATGATCAGTGAACCTCCGCCAGTCACCGTCGATCGCCAGGTCGCCCTAGAGGCGGCCGATGCCATCGCGGTGCTGCCCTCCCAGGTCGACCTCGAGTGCTGGATCAGCGCGGTGCTCGACCAGCATGAAGACGAAACGCGTCAGGAGCTGACGGTGCGTTTCGTCGAGGCCGACGAGAGCCAGACCCTCAATCGCGATTATCGTGATCGCGATCGCCCGACCAATGTGTTGTCCTTTCCCTTCGAATCGCCGCCGGGCCTGACGCTTCCGCTGCTCGGCGACCTGGTCATCTGTCATGCCGTGGTGGCCCGCGAGGCCCGCGAACAGGACAAGCCACTGGCGGCTCACTACGCTCATATGGTGATTCATGGCACCTTGCATCTGCTGGGTCATGACCATATCGAGGAGGAGGAAGCCGAGCGTATGGAGGCCCTCGAACGGCAGATCCTCTCAGGCTTCAATATTCCAGACCCCTATGCGGCCGACCGCCATCTCGACCTTGGTTCCGAGGAAAAGAGACCCCACGCATGA
- a CDS encoding transporter associated domain-containing protein, translating to MSEDRSSSQANKSWFEKLFTAFSSDADEPSSRDELREFLREAGPRLRLDQDALTIIEGALQISDQQVREVMIPRSQVTAIAADQPPEDYLPVILETGHSRYPVVGENLDEVKGLLLVKDLLPLISKSQENRDSFDLTHILRPAMFVPESKRLNSLLKEFRETHNHMAVVVDEYGGTAGIVTIEDILEQIVGDIEDEHDTDEEEDIRDLGDGSYAIRALTPIEDFNERFATDFSDEEFDTLGGLVMQSFGHLPRRGEFAELGNWRFTVLNADNRRIRLLQAEQADRQHAEASHA from the coding sequence ATGAGTGAAGATCGATCGAGTAGCCAGGCCAACAAGTCCTGGTTCGAAAAACTGTTCACCGCCTTCAGTTCCGACGCCGACGAGCCCAGTTCCCGCGATGAGCTGCGAGAGTTCCTGCGCGAGGCCGGCCCGCGGCTCCGCCTCGACCAGGACGCCCTGACCATCATCGAGGGCGCCCTGCAGATCAGCGATCAGCAGGTGCGCGAGGTGATGATTCCCCGCTCCCAGGTCACCGCCATCGCGGCCGATCAGCCGCCGGAGGACTACCTGCCGGTGATCCTCGAGACCGGCCACTCCCGCTACCCGGTGGTCGGCGAGAACCTCGACGAGGTCAAGGGCCTGTTGCTGGTCAAGGACCTGCTGCCGCTGATCAGCAAGAGTCAGGAGAATCGCGACAGCTTCGATCTCACCCACATCCTGCGCCCGGCCATGTTCGTGCCGGAGTCCAAGCGTCTGAACAGCCTGCTCAAGGAGTTCCGCGAGACGCACAATCACATGGCCGTGGTGGTCGACGAGTACGGCGGCACCGCGGGCATCGTGACCATCGAGGACATCCTCGAGCAGATCGTCGGCGATATCGAGGACGAGCACGATACCGACGAGGAAGAAGACATCCGCGACCTGGGGGACGGCAGCTATGCGATCCGCGCCCTGACCCCGATCGAGGACTTCAACGAGCGCTTCGCCACCGACTTCTCCGACGAAGAATTCGACACCCTCGGCGGTCTGGTGATGCAGAGCTTCGGCCATCTTCCTCGTCGCGGCGAGTTCGCCGAGCTCGGTAACTGGCGCTTCACGGTGCTTAACGCCGACAACCGCCGCATCCGCCTTTTGCAGGCCGAGCAGGCCGACCGACAACACGCTGAGGCGAGTCACGCCTGA
- the lnt gene encoding apolipoprotein N-acyltransferase — protein sequence MSERRLSPALGYLAALLAGGLTTLSAAPFALWWLGPVAVGLVYLGIQALTPGQAALRGWSYGLGLFGSGASWVYVSIHDYGYTSMPLAVLLTALFVAAMALFPAVTLWLYRRLAGPRLAALSFAGAWVLGEVLRTYLFTGFPWLLIGTSQVDSPLAAWAPVGGVYLLSLITALTGTLGVEALRRRLAPAAIIAGLWLIPLALPGQWTRPAEAPTQVAMLQGNLPQLTKWSAEGQRQAWNTYSTMTVEVAEGTDLIVWPEAALPMFEDQARPLLERVQAGLAPETALLTGILQRDAGGYFNSVIGVGAASGQYRKAHLVPFGEYLPLEPLLSGLIAFFDLPAPAMTPAQKDQAPIQAAGLTIGSAICYEIVYADLVAARARNADILLTVSNDTWFGDSLGPLQHLQMARLRALENGRYVMRATSNGVTAIIDDKGRITAQAPQFTATALTGEVRAMQGSTPFTRTGSWPVWLLATLLVLPGLALSRRRRLAT from the coding sequence ATGAGTGAACGACGCCTGAGTCCGGCGCTCGGCTACTTGGCCGCGCTACTCGCCGGTGGACTGACGACCCTGTCCGCCGCCCCCTTCGCCCTGTGGTGGCTGGGTCCGGTCGCGGTGGGCCTTGTGTACCTGGGCATCCAGGCCCTGACACCGGGCCAGGCGGCCCTCAGGGGCTGGAGCTACGGCCTGGGCCTCTTCGGCAGCGGCGCCTCCTGGGTCTATGTCTCGATTCATGATTACGGCTACACCAGCATGCCGCTGGCGGTATTGCTCACCGCCCTGTTCGTCGCCGCCATGGCGCTCTTCCCCGCCGTGACCCTCTGGCTCTATCGGCGCCTTGCCGGGCCCCGCCTGGCGGCCCTCAGCTTCGCCGGGGCCTGGGTGCTCGGGGAGGTGCTGCGCACCTACCTGTTCACCGGCTTCCCCTGGCTGCTGATCGGCACCTCCCAGGTGGACTCTCCCCTGGCGGCCTGGGCGCCGGTCGGCGGTGTCTATCTGCTGTCGCTGATCACCGCCCTGACCGGCACCCTGGGCGTCGAGGCGCTGCGTCGCCGCCTGGCACCGGCGGCGATCATCGCCGGCTTGTGGCTGATCCCCCTGGCGCTGCCCGGACAGTGGACACGCCCCGCGGAGGCCCCCACCCAGGTGGCGATGCTGCAGGGCAACCTGCCCCAGCTGACCAAGTGGAGCGCAGAGGGGCAGCGTCAGGCTTGGAACACCTACAGCACCATGACCGTCGAGGTGGCGGAGGGCACAGACCTGATCGTCTGGCCCGAGGCGGCCCTGCCGATGTTCGAGGACCAGGCCCGGCCACTGCTCGAGCGTGTCCAGGCTGGCCTCGCACCGGAGACCGCGCTGCTGACCGGCATCCTGCAGCGCGACGCGGGCGGCTATTTCAACAGCGTGATCGGCGTCGGCGCCGCCAGCGGACAGTATCGCAAGGCGCACCTGGTGCCCTTCGGCGAATACCTGCCGCTGGAGCCCCTGCTGAGCGGCCTGATCGCCTTCTTCGACCTGCCGGCCCCGGCGATGACGCCGGCCCAAAAAGACCAGGCGCCGATCCAGGCCGCCGGCCTCACGATCGGCAGCGCCATCTGCTACGAGATCGTCTATGCCGACCTGGTGGCAGCCCGGGCCCGGAACGCCGACATCCTGCTGACGGTGTCCAATGACACCTGGTTCGGTGATTCCCTGGGGCCGTTGCAGCACCTGCAGATGGCCAGACTCAGGGCCCTGGAGAACGGCCGCTACGTGATGCGCGCGACCAGCAACGGCGTCACTGCCATCATCGATGACAAGGGACGCATCACCGCTCAGGCGCCCCAGTTCACCGCTACCGCCCTGACTGGCGAGGTGCGTGCGATGCAGGGCAGTACCCCCTTCACCCGCACCGGCAGCTGGCCGGTCTGGCTCCTCGCCACCCTGCTCGTGTTGCCGGGGCTTGCCCTCTCGCGGCGGCGACGCCTGGCGACCTGA
- the phaC gene encoding class I poly(R)-hydroxyalkanoic acid synthase: protein MQSGFQTQSASELQEWTEQLEVIGQEYQVLMQDMLARMLPGEAGKCIYDDMRESFRAGVEALISDPEALVNAQLRLAQDQMQLWQQGWRDLAGEETEPLIEPGRHDRRFKDEAWRKEPFYRGLLEQYLLFSRLVEDMVGNLDNLPASQRRNLEFYARQYLSAISPSNFASTNPEVMRLTMETKGQNLIEGLAQLREDLANSAEGINVKMTDRSAFTIGENVAVTPGAVVFENELMQLIQYTPSTEQSFKTPLLIVPPWINKYYILDLRQDNSLVKWLVDQGHTVFLISWRNPGPEQRDMTWADYMQLGPIEAMSAIEQACGEKSVNLLSYCIGGTLTASTVAYLTSTRRGRKVRSVTYMATLQDFRDPGEIGVFLNEPVLQGIERQLEADGYLDGRVMAFSFNLLRENDLFWSFYISNYLKGEQPAPFDLLYWNTDGTNLPAGTHGWYLRNMYLENRLIEPGGIELDGVKIDLRKISTPSYFVSTREDHIAKWNSTYGGTQLPKGPVTFVLGGSGHIAGIVNPPHKNKYGFWTNDDLPPEPEAWLDGATFNEGSWWPHWQAWMTDNGYADAEKMVPARQPGEGELPILEPAPGRYVCQTIPEVLGQVAPKEEAGS from the coding sequence ATGCAGTCAGGTTTTCAAACGCAGTCGGCGTCCGAACTTCAGGAATGGACCGAGCAGCTAGAAGTGATTGGTCAGGAATATCAGGTGCTGATGCAGGACATGCTGGCGCGGATGCTGCCCGGAGAGGCCGGCAAGTGCATCTACGATGACATGCGCGAGAGCTTTCGCGCCGGCGTCGAGGCCCTGATCAGCGATCCCGAGGCGCTCGTCAATGCCCAGCTGCGCCTCGCCCAGGATCAGATGCAGCTCTGGCAGCAGGGGTGGCGAGACCTGGCCGGCGAGGAGACCGAGCCGCTGATCGAGCCGGGCCGTCACGATCGACGCTTCAAGGACGAAGCCTGGCGGAAGGAGCCCTTCTACCGAGGGCTCCTGGAGCAGTACTTGCTGTTCTCGCGCTTGGTCGAGGACATGGTCGGCAACCTCGATAACCTGCCCGCGTCCCAGAGGCGCAACCTGGAGTTCTATGCCCGTCAGTACCTGAGTGCCATCTCGCCCTCGAACTTCGCCTCGACCAACCCGGAGGTGATGCGTCTGACCATGGAGACCAAGGGCCAGAACCTGATCGAGGGGCTGGCGCAGCTGCGCGAGGACCTGGCCAACTCGGCGGAAGGCATCAACGTCAAGATGACCGATCGCAGCGCCTTCACGATCGGCGAGAACGTGGCCGTGACGCCGGGCGCGGTGGTCTTCGAGAACGAGCTGATGCAGCTGATCCAGTACACCCCGAGCACCGAGCAGTCCTTCAAGACGCCATTGCTGATCGTGCCGCCCTGGATCAACAAGTACTACATTCTCGATCTGCGCCAGGACAACTCCCTGGTGAAGTGGCTGGTCGATCAAGGCCACACCGTCTTCCTGATTTCCTGGCGCAATCCCGGTCCCGAGCAGCGGGATATGACCTGGGCCGACTACATGCAGCTCGGCCCCATCGAGGCGATGAGCGCCATCGAGCAGGCCTGTGGCGAGAAATCGGTCAACCTGCTGAGCTACTGCATCGGCGGTACCCTGACCGCTTCGACGGTGGCCTATCTGACCAGCACGCGCCGCGGGCGCAAGGTGCGCTCGGTGACCTACATGGCCACCCTGCAGGACTTCCGCGATCCCGGCGAGATCGGCGTCTTCCTCAACGAGCCGGTCTTGCAGGGCATCGAGCGACAGCTGGAAGCCGACGGCTACCTGGATGGCCGGGTGATGGCCTTCTCGTTCAACCTGTTGCGCGAGAACGACCTATTCTGGTCGTTCTATATCAGCAACTACCTTAAGGGCGAGCAGCCGGCGCCCTTCGATCTGCTGTACTGGAACACCGACGGCACCAACCTGCCGGCGGGGACTCATGGCTGGTACCTGCGCAACATGTACCTGGAGAACCGCCTGATCGAGCCCGGCGGGATCGAGCTGGACGGGGTCAAGATCGACCTGCGCAAGATCTCCACGCCGAGCTATTTCGTGTCCACCCGCGAGGATCACATCGCCAAGTGGAACAGCACCTATGGCGGCACCCAGTTGCCCAAGGGGCCGGTCACCTTCGTGCTGGGGGGATCCGGGCACATCGCCGGTATCGTCAATCCGCCGCACAAGAACAAGTACGGGTTCTGGACCAATGACGACCTGCCGCCGGAGCCGGAGGCCTGGCTTGACGGCGCCACCTTCAATGAAGGCTCCTGGTGGCCGCACTGGCAGGCCTGGATGACCGACAACGGCTATGCGGATGCCGAGAAGATGGTGCCGGCGCGCCAGCCCGGGGAGGGAGAATTGCCGATTCTCGAGCCGGCGCCGGGACGCTATGTGTGTCAGACCATCCCCGAGGTGCTGGGGCAGGTGGCGCCGAAGGAGGAGGCAGGCTCCTGA
- a CDS encoding phasin family protein: protein MQDKTFTEFTEQAEGFFAPMRKINGLMLDNMEKLTQFQLESMKRYSQLGTERLRDASEVKDPEAMRDFGTRQTEMMNELSTQLLKDAEAMTELSLEFKREMEKVLTDISETAGQQATSATQAASERMAAATEQAAQQATQATQATAQAPKEAAKPSSSATSKRGASASAKSTTSSKTGGTGGRKTS from the coding sequence ATGCAGGACAAGACGTTCACCGAGTTCACGGAGCAGGCCGAGGGCTTCTTCGCACCGATGCGCAAGATTAATGGCCTGATGCTCGACAACATGGAGAAGCTGACCCAGTTCCAGCTCGAGTCCATGAAGCGTTACAGTCAGTTGGGCACCGAACGGTTGCGGGATGCCAGCGAGGTCAAGGATCCCGAGGCCATGCGCGACTTCGGCACCCGCCAGACGGAGATGATGAACGAGCTCTCCACCCAGTTGCTCAAGGACGCCGAGGCGATGACCGAGTTGAGTCTCGAGTTCAAGCGCGAGATGGAGAAGGTTCTGACCGACATCTCCGAGACGGCCGGCCAGCAGGCCACCTCGGCGACGCAGGCGGCCAGTGAAAGGATGGCTGCCGCCACCGAGCAGGCCGCTCAACAGGCTACGCAGGCCACACAAGCCACTGCACAGGCGCCGAAGGAGGCAGCCAAGCCGTCTTCCAGCGCGACGAGCAAGCGCGGTGCTTCGGCCAGTGCCAAGAGCACCACATCCAGCAAGACTGGCGGCACAGGCGGACGCAAGACCTCCTGA
- the aroC gene encoding chorismate synthase, translating into MSGNTFGKLFTVTTFGESHGPALGAIVDGCPPGIPLSEADLQRDLDRRRPGTSRHTTQRREPDQVRILSGVFEGVTTGTAIGLMIENTDQRSKDYSKIKDQFRPAHADYTYHHKYGRRDYRGGGRSSARETAMRVAAGAIAKAYLAAQGISVRGYMSQLGPLTMEFKDWASVEQNAFFCPDPDRVPELEAYMDQLRRDQDSVGAKITVVAEGVPAGLGEPVFDRLDAELAHGLMSINAVKGVEIGDGFAAIAQRGSEHRDEMTPEGFLSNHAGGVLGGISSGQPLIAHLALKPTSSITLPGRSIDVHGAPVEVVTKGRHDPCVGIRATPIAEAMMALTLIDHLLRHRAQNLDVTVDTPHLR; encoded by the coding sequence ATGTCCGGTAATACCTTCGGCAAGCTGTTTACTGTTACCACCTTCGGCGAGAGCCACGGCCCCGCGCTGGGGGCCATCGTCGACGGCTGCCCGCCGGGCATCCCCTTGAGCGAGGCCGACCTGCAGCGCGATCTCGATCGCCGCCGGCCGGGCACCTCGCGCCACACCACCCAGCGTCGTGAGCCGGATCAGGTACGGATCCTGTCCGGGGTCTTCGAGGGCGTCACCACCGGCACCGCCATCGGCCTGATGATCGAGAACACCGATCAGCGCTCCAAGGACTACTCGAAGATCAAGGATCAGTTCCGTCCGGCTCACGCCGACTACACCTACCACCACAAGTACGGTCGCCGCGACTACCGGGGCGGTGGGCGTTCCAGCGCCCGGGAGACCGCCATGCGCGTGGCCGCCGGGGCCATTGCCAAGGCGTATCTGGCGGCGCAGGGCATCAGCGTGCGCGGTTACATGAGCCAGCTCGGCCCACTGACCATGGAGTTCAAGGACTGGGCATCGGTCGAGCAAAACGCCTTCTTCTGCCCCGACCCCGACCGGGTGCCGGAGCTTGAAGCCTACATGGATCAGCTTCGTCGTGATCAGGACTCGGTGGGTGCCAAGATTACCGTGGTGGCCGAGGGCGTTCCGGCCGGGCTCGGTGAGCCGGTCTTCGATCGCCTGGATGCCGAACTCGCGCATGGCCTGATGAGCATCAATGCGGTCAAGGGTGTGGAGATCGGCGATGGCTTCGCGGCCATCGCCCAGCGGGGCAGCGAGCATCGCGACGAGATGACCCCTGAGGGTTTCCTCTCCAACCATGCCGGCGGCGTGTTGGGCGGGATTTCCTCGGGCCAGCCGTTGATTGCGCACCTGGCCCTCAAGCCGACCTCCAGCATCACCCTGCCGGGGCGCTCCATCGATGTGCACGGTGCACCGGTGGAGGTGGTGACCAAGGGACGCCATGATCCCTGTGTGGGGATTCGCGCCACCCCGATCGCCGAGGCCATGATGGCGCTGACGCTGATCGATCATCTGCTGCGTCACCGGGCGCAGAACCTCGACGTCACTGTCGACACCCCTCACCTGCGTTGA
- the prmB gene encoding 50S ribosomal protein L3 N(5)-glutamine methyltransferase: MAASRPDADSTLTLDDREIAEGLYTLRDCLRWATSEFHVHGLFFGHGTASPWDEAVALTLGALHLPWDVDPSVLEARLLPMERRRIVGLVRARIETRRPLPYLLGEAFFAGLPFNVDERVLIPRSPIAELIEHGFAAWFPEEPPARVLDLCCGSGCIGIATALNLPTAEVDLADISADALEVAKANITRHDVGARVRAVASDVFDGLGGQRYDLIVSNPPYVDARDLATMPAEFGHEPALALGAGDDGLDIVRRILREARGLLTDEGVLIVEVGNSDRHLEAAFPEVPFLWLEFERGGQGVFVLTAQELDAYAAFFA; this comes from the coding sequence GTGGCCGCTTCCCGACCCGATGCCGACTCGACCCTGACTCTCGATGATCGCGAGATCGCCGAGGGCCTGTATACCCTGCGCGACTGCCTGCGCTGGGCGACCAGCGAATTTCATGTCCATGGCCTGTTCTTCGGCCATGGCACCGCCTCGCCCTGGGACGAGGCAGTGGCGTTGACACTGGGTGCCCTGCACCTGCCCTGGGACGTGGATCCTTCCGTGCTCGAGGCGCGGCTGCTGCCCATGGAGCGTCGGCGCATCGTCGGGCTGGTGCGTGCGCGCATCGAGACGCGCCGGCCGTTGCCCTACCTGCTCGGTGAGGCCTTCTTCGCGGGCCTGCCGTTCAATGTCGATGAACGGGTGCTGATTCCTCGCTCACCGATTGCCGAACTGATCGAGCATGGTTTCGCCGCCTGGTTCCCCGAGGAGCCGCCGGCCCGGGTGCTGGATCTGTGCTGCGGCTCGGGCTGCATCGGCATCGCCACCGCCCTTAACCTGCCGACCGCCGAGGTCGACCTGGCCGATATCAGCGCCGATGCCCTCGAGGTGGCCAAGGCCAATATCACCCGCCATGACGTCGGTGCGCGGGTGCGGGCCGTGGCCTCCGATGTCTTCGACGGTCTGGGCGGCCAGCGCTATGACCTGATCGTCTCCAACCCGCCCTACGTGGATGCCCGGGACCTCGCCACCATGCCGGCCGAGTTCGGCCACGAGCCGGCGCTGGCGCTGGGTGCCGGTGATGACGGCCTGGATATCGTGCGTCGCATCCTGCGCGAGGCCAGGGGCCTGCTCACCGACGAGGGCGTGCTGATCGTCGAGGTCGGCAACTCCGATCGCCACCTCGAGGCGGCCTTCCCGGAGGTGCCTTTCCTGTGGCTGGAGTTCGAGCGCGGGGGGCAGGGCGTCTTCGTGCTGACCGCCCAGGAACTCGACGCCTATGCCGCATTCTTCGCCTGA